In a genomic window of Streptomyces sp. BHT-5-2:
- a CDS encoding carbohydrate ABC transporter permease, producing MTTARTTGTAPGRRRRRAAANALGLAFAALMGFPLYWMLLTAFRPATEIHADPPHFWPDHLTLEHFRRAVGTPTFWANARSSVLIGVGTVLVSLLIGTLAAFALARFSFAGRRALVLIVLGVQMIPLAGLIIPVYLLLSDAGLTDSLPGVILTYLVFMLPFTVWLLRGFIAAVPVELEEAAMTDGCTRLGAFRRVVLPLLAPGLVATSIYALVQAWNEYVLAYVLLSSNDKQTLSIWLLSFQTSFGTDYGGLMAGATLTALPVAVFFALVQRRIGAGLAAGAVKG from the coding sequence GTGACCACCGCCCGTACCACCGGGACCGCGCCCGGCCGCCGCCGGCGCCGCGCCGCGGCGAACGCCCTCGGCCTCGCCTTCGCTGCGCTGATGGGCTTCCCGCTCTACTGGATGCTGCTCACCGCCTTCCGCCCGGCCACCGAGATCCACGCCGACCCGCCGCACTTCTGGCCCGACCACCTGACGCTGGAGCACTTCCGGCGGGCCGTGGGCACCCCGACCTTCTGGGCCAACGCCCGCTCCAGCGTCCTGATCGGCGTCGGCACCGTCCTGGTCTCCCTGCTGATCGGGACCCTGGCGGCCTTCGCCCTGGCCCGCTTCTCCTTCGCCGGCCGGCGGGCCCTCGTCCTGATCGTCCTCGGTGTCCAGATGATCCCGCTGGCCGGCCTGATCATCCCCGTCTACCTGCTGCTCAGCGACGCCGGACTGACCGACAGCCTGCCCGGCGTGATCCTCACCTACCTCGTCTTCATGCTGCCGTTCACGGTCTGGCTGCTGCGCGGCTTCATCGCCGCCGTCCCGGTCGAACTGGAGGAGGCCGCGATGACCGACGGCTGCACCCGCCTGGGCGCCTTCCGCCGGGTCGTGCTGCCGCTGCTCGCCCCGGGCCTGGTCGCCACCTCGATCTACGCCCTGGTGCAGGCGTGGAACGAGTACGTCCTCGCCTATGTCCTGCTGTCCAGCAACGACAAGCAGACCCTCAGCATCTGGCTGCTGTCCTTCCAGACCAGCTTCGGCACCGACTACGGCGGACTGATGGCCGGAGCCACCCTCACCGCGCTCCCGGTCGCGGTCTTCTTCGCCCTCGTCCAGCGCCGGATCGGCGCGGGCCTGGCCGCCGGAGCGGTCAAAGGGTGA
- a CDS encoding radical SAM protein: MTFDRLDLVSKLYQPSGWPRILEAATGTHSSGPLVVDLDPTTFCDLACPECISGKLLNQGRFTPERLAELAGELVEMEVRAVVLIGGGEPLAHRGTRQVLRVLGEAGIAIGVVTNGTLIKQNLAELAAYASWVRVSVDAGTSDTYRRFRPDRRGRSVFDKVIANMRLLAEAKQGALGYSFLVMTRQEPDGSVVSNHHEVLRAAELAHEIGCDYFETKAMFDDGHHVVQVSDAILASVEEQLDKAAVLAGDGFEIVDSSTLTSLRNRVGPVQEKDYHRCRIAELRTLVTPSGVYVCSYHRGNAGARIGDAVTERLPDIWRTSDRGIVDPGRDCRFHCARHRSNLELDRIADGTAAGTLPAPEPGTDYDPFI; encoded by the coding sequence GTGACGTTCGACCGTCTCGACCTGGTGTCCAAGCTGTACCAGCCGTCCGGCTGGCCGCGGATCCTCGAAGCCGCCACCGGGACGCACTCCAGCGGTCCCCTGGTCGTGGACCTGGACCCGACGACCTTCTGCGACCTGGCCTGCCCCGAATGCATCAGCGGCAAGCTGCTCAACCAGGGCCGCTTCACCCCTGAACGGTTGGCCGAACTGGCCGGCGAACTCGTGGAGATGGAGGTCCGCGCGGTGGTCCTGATAGGCGGCGGGGAACCCCTCGCCCACCGGGGCACCCGCCAGGTCCTGCGCGTCCTCGGCGAGGCCGGCATCGCGATCGGCGTGGTCACCAACGGCACCCTGATCAAACAGAACCTGGCCGAACTCGCCGCCTACGCCTCCTGGGTGCGGGTGTCCGTGGACGCCGGCACCAGCGACACCTACCGGCGCTTCCGCCCCGACCGCCGGGGCCGCAGCGTCTTCGACAAGGTCATCGCCAACATGCGGCTGCTGGCCGAGGCCAAACAGGGCGCCCTGGGCTACTCGTTCCTCGTCATGACCCGGCAGGAGCCCGACGGCAGCGTCGTGAGCAACCACCACGAGGTCCTGCGGGCCGCCGAACTCGCCCACGAGATCGGCTGCGACTACTTCGAGACCAAGGCGATGTTCGACGACGGCCACCACGTCGTCCAGGTGTCCGACGCGATCCTGGCCTCCGTGGAGGAGCAGCTCGACAAGGCCGCCGTCCTGGCGGGCGACGGCTTCGAGATCGTCGACTCCTCGACCCTGACCTCGCTGCGCAACCGCGTCGGGCCCGTCCAGGAGAAGGACTACCACCGCTGCCGGATCGCCGAACTGCGGACCCTGGTGACCCCGTCGGGGGTGTACGTCTGCTCGTACCACCGGGGCAACGCCGGGGCCCGGATCGGGGACGCGGTGACCGAGCGCCTCCCCGACATCTGGCGGACCTCGGACCGCGGCATCGTGGACCCCGGCCGGGACTGCCGCTTCCACTGCGCCCGCCACCGCTCCAACCTCGAACTCGACCGGATCGCGGACGGAACGGCGGCGGGCACGCTGCCCGCACCGGAACCCGGCACGGACTACGACCCGTTCATCTAG
- a CDS encoding HAD-IA family hydrolase gives MGIVSDVGWDLRRTFAHHGLDRFFGSWVHSYEHGTEKPDPVLFHRACDDLGVEPAATLMVGDHPAKDGGAVGAGLRSYVLPTGAAPGSSRGLAAVLRLARIKA, from the coding sequence CTGGGCATCGTCAGCGATGTCGGGTGGGACCTGCGTCGCACCTTCGCCCATCACGGACTGGACCGGTTCTTCGGCTCCTGGGTGCACTCCTACGAACACGGCACCGAAAAGCCGGATCCGGTGCTGTTCCACCGCGCCTGTGACGACCTCGGTGTCGAGCCGGCCGCGACGCTGATGGTGGGCGACCACCCGGCGAAGGACGGCGGGGCGGTCGGCGCCGGACTGCGTTCCTACGTCCTGCCCACGGGCGCCGCGCCCGGCTCGTCCCGCGGCCTGGCGGCCGTTCTCCGGCTCGCGCGGATCAAGGCGTGA
- a CDS encoding AI-2E family transporter produces MPRPLRLAAAYGWRLLVVGAAVYVVFIALGRFHLVTLAVFLALVLTALLEPLTKLLDRWLPRSAAVTTGLLVGAVLLLGVLSLIGANVASEWPGLREVFTGGIARIERWLEGPPFHLQHGSLAHLQSWISHFVSSNRANLINTAVSGVGRLAEVLTVAVLAVFCSIFFLHSGGGMWLWFGNQLPERGRRWTGTAGRAAWATFTGYTRGIVVIAATNAVLVGLALFGLGVPLVLPLAVLEFFAAFVPLIGSPVALAVAAVVALAAKGPLVALLVILLIVVIGQLEGHVLHPVVMSRAVRLHPMVVALAVVCGGVTAGVLGAVVAVPLVSVVWSVYGALHR; encoded by the coding sequence GTGCCCCGGCCCCTGCGGCTGGCCGCCGCGTACGGGTGGCGGCTGCTGGTCGTCGGCGCCGCCGTGTACGTCGTGTTCATCGCGCTCGGACGGTTCCACCTGGTCACCCTGGCGGTGTTCCTGGCCCTGGTGCTCACCGCCCTCCTGGAACCGCTGACGAAGCTGCTGGACCGGTGGCTGCCGCGCTCCGCGGCGGTCACCACCGGTCTACTGGTCGGGGCCGTGCTCCTGTTGGGCGTACTGAGCCTGATCGGGGCCAACGTGGCCAGCGAGTGGCCCGGCCTGCGCGAAGTGTTCACGGGCGGCATCGCGAGGATCGAGCGATGGCTCGAAGGCCCGCCGTTCCACCTTCAGCACGGTTCCCTCGCCCACCTCCAGAGCTGGATCTCCCACTTCGTCTCCAGCAACCGCGCCAACCTGATCAACACCGCGGTGAGCGGGGTCGGCCGGCTCGCGGAGGTCCTGACGGTGGCGGTGCTGGCCGTGTTCTGCTCGATCTTCTTCCTGCACTCCGGCGGCGGGATGTGGCTCTGGTTCGGCAACCAGCTCCCCGAACGGGGACGCCGCTGGACGGGCACCGCCGGACGCGCGGCCTGGGCGACGTTCACCGGCTACACCCGGGGCATCGTGGTGATCGCCGCGACCAACGCCGTCCTGGTCGGCCTGGCCCTCTTCGGGTTGGGCGTCCCGCTGGTGCTGCCCCTCGCGGTACTGGAGTTCTTCGCCGCCTTCGTCCCGCTCATCGGCTCGCCGGTGGCCCTGGCGGTGGCCGCGGTGGTGGCCCTGGCCGCCAAGGGCCCCTTGGTGGCGCTGCTCGTCATCCTGCTCATCGTGGTCATCGGCCAGCTCGAAGGACATGTCCTGCATCCCGTGGTGATGAGCCGTGCGGTGCGGTTGCACCCGATGGTGGTGGCGCTGGCGGTGGTCTGCGGCGGCGTCACGGCCGGGGTGCTCGGCGCGGTGGTCGCGGTGCCGCTGGTGTCGGTGGTGTGGTCGGTGTACGGGGCGCTGCACAGATAG
- a CDS encoding Ig domain-containing protein → MSTEAGHGRTHYTIQPAGGTGQHAEHHKTFSHRLKARVLDDQDRKPVAELPVTFAWDSMSQQALFEGRRQAVTVLTDPQGYAESPPLTAGDAAGTATFTVTAAGAPPAHFEIMVDA, encoded by the coding sequence ATGAGCACGGAAGCGGGCCACGGCCGGACGCACTACACCATCCAGCCCGCCGGCGGAACGGGACAGCACGCCGAACACCACAAGACCTTCTCCCACCGGCTGAAGGCCCGGGTGCTGGACGACCAGGACCGCAAACCGGTGGCGGAGCTCCCGGTGACCTTCGCCTGGGACTCGATGAGCCAGCAGGCGCTGTTCGAGGGCCGACGGCAGGCCGTCACCGTCCTCACCGACCCGCAGGGTTACGCGGAGAGCCCTCCGCTCACGGCAGGCGACGCGGCCGGCACGGCAACGTTCACCGTCACGGCGGCGGGCGCACCCCCGGCCCATTTCGAGATCATGGTTGATGCCTGA
- a CDS encoding MarR family winged helix-turn-helix transcriptional regulator, producing MGEENKGKKDDPSRESLWRPLRVLQERMDADIARLYSERRIEGLRPSFAPELLRLHACGPMTIKALAESFGRTHSALSQKVAAMRAAGWVETAAGPDARSKQVTLTEQARNVIGRLAAEWRATEAALAEIEAEVPYPLSRVVADIEQALERRSFHDRIAEKLAADPAWE from the coding sequence ATGGGTGAGGAGAACAAGGGAAAGAAGGACGATCCCAGCCGGGAGAGTCTCTGGCGGCCGCTGCGGGTGCTTCAGGAGCGCATGGACGCCGATATCGCGCGTCTCTACTCGGAGCGGCGGATCGAGGGGCTCAGGCCGAGCTTTGCGCCGGAGCTGCTGCGACTGCACGCGTGCGGGCCGATGACGATCAAGGCGCTGGCCGAGTCGTTCGGCCGTACGCACTCCGCGCTCAGTCAGAAGGTGGCGGCGATGCGGGCGGCCGGCTGGGTCGAGACCGCGGCCGGTCCGGACGCACGCAGCAAGCAGGTGACGCTCACCGAGCAGGCCCGGAACGTCATCGGGCGGCTGGCGGCGGAGTGGCGGGCCACCGAGGCCGCGCTCGCCGAGATCGAGGCCGAAGTGCCGTATCCGCTCAGCCGGGTCGTGGCCGACATCGAGCAGGCACTGGAGCGTAGGAGCTTCCACGACCGGATCGCGGAGAAGCTCGCGGCGGATCCCGCATGGGAATGA
- a CDS encoding NUDIX domain-containing protein, producing the protein MSYVGSYLWELRQQVGNRPLLVPGAQVLLLDAAGRGLFQQRADNGVWELPAGACEEGSDFAGTARRELAEETGLHVEREDLEAFGTLSDPAVHTLTYPNGDITHCFALCFVARRWSGELTPGRDEVTRAGFRELADPPRPLHPPTAVVLEMFREFGSTGRFQAR; encoded by the coding sequence GTGAGTTATGTCGGCTCGTACCTCTGGGAGCTGCGGCAGCAGGTGGGCAACCGGCCGCTGCTGGTGCCCGGTGCGCAGGTCCTGCTGCTGGACGCGGCCGGGCGGGGGCTGTTCCAGCAGCGCGCGGACAACGGGGTCTGGGAGCTGCCGGCCGGGGCGTGCGAGGAGGGCAGCGACTTCGCCGGGACGGCCCGGCGGGAGCTGGCGGAGGAGACCGGGCTGCACGTCGAGCGGGAGGACCTGGAGGCGTTCGGCACGCTGTCCGACCCCGCGGTCCACACCCTGACCTATCCCAACGGTGACATCACCCACTGCTTCGCGCTGTGCTTCGTGGCCCGCCGCTGGTCCGGCGAGCTCACTCCCGGCCGCGACGAGGTGACCCGGGCGGGCTTCCGCGAACTCGCGGACCCGCCACGGCCGTTGCATCCGCCCACCGCCGTGGTCCTGGAGATGTTCCGGGAGTTCGGCTCGACCGGAAGGTTCCAGGCCCGATGA
- a CDS encoding DUF6131 family protein gives MVVLGIILLIIGFLTGIAILWTIGIILLVIGAVLWLLGAVGHAVGGRRHYW, from the coding sequence GTGGTCGTTCTCGGCATCATCTTGCTCATCATCGGTTTTCTCACCGGCATTGCCATCCTGTGGACGATCGGCATCATCCTCCTCGTCATCGGCGCGGTTCTGTGGCTGCTCGGCGCGGTGGGGCACGCGGTCGGCGGACGGCGCCACTACTGGTAG
- a CDS encoding carbohydrate ABC transporter permease encodes MGTVDLPGRSRAVRPPHRPARPRRGLRRRALPYLLIAPTVLALAAVLGYPLVDLLVLSFQDMTRRELFSGAAPPYAGLANYRSILSDDFFWTVVGRTALFTAVCVAATMALSLLVALLMRRVAPWVRTTMTGVLVAVWAMPVMVAASVFRWLSDADYGVVNWLLGLLPGLDFSKHNWFENPWQGFAVITGVVVWGAVPFAALTLQAALAQVPAELEEAALVDGARPRQLFRYVTWPVIKPTAVLVTSLSAIWDFGVFNQIWLMRGGQPEKDYYLLGVYSFTESFAVNRYSAGAAIAVLTVLMLLAGAVVYVRQLVHLGAAE; translated from the coding sequence ATGGGGACCGTGGACCTGCCCGGGCGGTCGCGCGCCGTCCGCCCGCCGCACCGGCCGGCCCGCCCCCGGCGCGGCCTCCGCCGGCGGGCACTGCCGTATCTGCTGATCGCCCCGACGGTGCTCGCCCTGGCCGCGGTCCTCGGATACCCGCTCGTCGACCTGCTGGTGCTGTCCTTCCAGGACATGACCCGGCGCGAACTGTTCTCCGGGGCCGCACCGCCCTACGCCGGGCTCGCCAACTACCGCTCGATCCTCTCCGACGACTTCTTCTGGACCGTCGTCGGCCGCACCGCCCTGTTCACCGCGGTCTGCGTCGCGGCCACCATGGCCCTCTCGCTCCTGGTGGCACTACTGATGCGACGGGTGGCCCCCTGGGTGCGGACGACGATGACCGGTGTCCTGGTCGCCGTCTGGGCCATGCCCGTCATGGTGGCGGCGTCCGTCTTCCGCTGGCTCTCGGACGCCGACTACGGCGTCGTCAACTGGCTCCTGGGGCTGCTGCCGGGCCTGGACTTCAGCAAGCACAACTGGTTCGAGAACCCCTGGCAGGGCTTCGCCGTCATCACCGGCGTGGTGGTCTGGGGCGCCGTCCCGTTCGCCGCACTGACCCTCCAGGCCGCGCTCGCCCAGGTCCCCGCCGAACTGGAGGAGGCGGCGCTGGTCGACGGCGCCCGCCCCCGCCAGCTGTTCCGGTACGTCACCTGGCCGGTGATCAAACCGACCGCCGTCCTGGTCACCTCGCTCAGCGCCATCTGGGACTTCGGGGTGTTCAACCAGATCTGGCTGATGCGCGGCGGCCAGCCGGAGAAGGACTACTACCTGCTCGGCGTCTACTCGTTCACCGAGTCCTTCGCCGTCAACCGCTACAGCGCCGGCGCCGCCATCGCCGTCCTCACCGTCCTGATGCTGCTGGCCGGCGCGGTCGTCTACGTCCGCCAGCTCGTCCACCTGGGAGCGGCCGAGTGA
- a CDS encoding MFS transporter has protein sequence MTGMRRALIDVAPLRSSPAFRRLWGGQTLSAFGSQMTVVAVMFQVWRMTHSTTWTGAVALAQAVPLIALGLFAGAVVDRVERRRFYVAMTAGQAACSGVLAVQGFVGGVPVAGVLLLVALQSCCVAGGGPASKTFLPALLPREQLAAGLALRRISFQGAMSVGPALAGVVLGGLGVGACYAIDAVGFGGALYGALGLPPMAAKGAVAARSGLRGVQEGLVFLVRTPVVRGALLTDLATTVLSMPISLFPLLNAERFGGGPRTLGLFLSAIAVGGIGASLFSGTFTRLPRPGAVMLGGSAVWGLALALCGLAPGRWAVLACLVVAGAADTVSVVSRNTLVQSHTPNELLGRVGAAEQIVGQAGPDLGNMRGGVVADATSGVVALASGGVLCVMAVAVVGALTPGLRRAAEVARTGEADDAGDTDGVGGLAASG, from the coding sequence ATGACGGGGATGAGGCGCGCGCTGATCGACGTCGCCCCGCTGCGTTCCTCGCCGGCCTTCCGGCGTTTGTGGGGTGGGCAGACGCTGTCCGCGTTCGGCAGTCAGATGACGGTCGTCGCCGTGATGTTCCAGGTGTGGCGGATGACGCACAGCACGACCTGGACCGGTGCGGTCGCCCTTGCCCAAGCCGTGCCGCTGATCGCGCTCGGGCTGTTCGCGGGGGCGGTCGTCGACCGGGTGGAGCGGCGGAGGTTCTACGTGGCGATGACGGCCGGGCAGGCGGCGTGTTCGGGGGTGCTCGCGGTGCAGGGGTTCGTCGGCGGTGTGCCGGTGGCGGGGGTGCTGCTGCTGGTGGCCCTGCAATCCTGCTGTGTGGCGGGCGGCGGGCCGGCGTCGAAGACGTTCCTTCCGGCGCTGCTGCCCCGGGAGCAGTTGGCGGCCGGGCTGGCGCTGCGGCGGATCTCCTTCCAGGGCGCGATGTCGGTCGGGCCGGCGCTGGCCGGTGTGGTGCTGGGCGGGCTGGGGGTGGGCGCCTGTTACGCGATCGACGCGGTGGGCTTCGGCGGGGCGTTGTACGGGGCGCTCGGGCTGCCGCCGATGGCCGCGAAGGGGGCGGTGGCGGCCCGTTCCGGGCTGAGGGGTGTCCAGGAGGGGCTGGTCTTCCTCGTCCGCACGCCGGTCGTTCGCGGGGCGCTGCTGACGGATCTGGCGACCACCGTGCTGTCGATGCCGATCAGCCTGTTCCCGCTGCTCAACGCCGAGCGGTTCGGGGGCGGTCCGCGCACGCTCGGCCTGTTTCTGTCCGCGATCGCGGTCGGCGGTATCGGGGCGTCCCTCTTCTCCGGGACGTTCACCCGGCTCCCGCGGCCAGGTGCGGTGATGCTCGGCGGATCGGCCGTCTGGGGGCTGGCGTTGGCGCTCTGCGGGCTCGCGCCGGGTCGTTGGGCAGTGCTGGCCTGTCTGGTCGTGGCGGGCGCGGCCGACACCGTCTCCGTGGTGTCCCGCAACACCCTCGTCCAGTCGCACACCCCGAACGAGCTGCTGGGACGCGTCGGTGCGGCCGAGCAGATCGTCGGGCAGGCCGGCCCGGATCTGGGCAATATGCGGGGCGGCGTGGTGGCCGATGCGACGTCGGGGGTGGTGGCGTTGGCGAGTGGTGGGGTGTTGTGTGTGATGGCCGTTGCGGTGGTGGGGGCACTCACGCCGGGGTTGCGGCGTGCCGCGGAGGTCGCTCGCACCGGCGAGGCGGACGACGCCGGCGACACGGACGGCGTGGGCGGTCTGGCGGCTTCGGGGTAG
- a CDS encoding Type-2Aa cytolytic delta-endotoxin has product MSDQHAAAKTTFKTVFAVRPAALEQARALADTFQYAIAPATVDFDFGEISRAASAIPDGSTMKIVRGWGLQETAPVGVMVMSLREAVRQALVQPFGNPAFWERTEAALTDVFVGLAGQEGTHLSFHGDAPDRTSYYYNLLFALEDEETGGFVHALAFCVNVTIDLNAERAGVLTVDDVARCAIRLNAIAVRQPVTVAV; this is encoded by the coding sequence ATGTCCGACCAGCACGCCGCCGCGAAGACGACCTTCAAGACGGTCTTCGCGGTGCGTCCCGCCGCCCTGGAACAGGCACGGGCCCTGGCCGACACGTTCCAGTACGCGATCGCGCCGGCCACCGTCGACTTCGACTTCGGTGAGATCAGTCGGGCCGCGAGCGCCATTCCGGACGGTTCCACGATGAAGATCGTCCGGGGTTGGGGACTCCAGGAGACCGCGCCCGTCGGCGTGATGGTGATGTCGCTCCGGGAGGCCGTCCGCCAGGCACTGGTCCAGCCGTTCGGCAACCCCGCCTTCTGGGAGCGGACGGAGGCCGCACTCACCGACGTCTTCGTCGGCCTGGCCGGTCAGGAGGGCACCCACCTCTCCTTCCACGGTGACGCGCCGGACCGTACGAGCTACTACTACAACCTGCTGTTCGCGCTGGAGGACGAGGAGACCGGGGGGTTCGTCCACGCCCTGGCGTTCTGTGTGAACGTGACGATCGACCTGAACGCGGAGCGGGCCGGTGTGCTCACGGTGGACGATGTCGCGCGGTGCGCGATCCGGCTCAACGCGATTGCGGTACGGCAACCGGTGACCGTGGCGGTGTGA
- a CDS encoding mevalonate kinase produces the protein MSGATTVSGAEDGTAVPRGAGRAAGQAVVPCRACLSGEDLDWLGGSSVSLALDLTTSVTVRPPGARPAADAVPDGGAGAWAGEVWAFLRRRLPGLGPRPPAVTARSDAPAASGLSSSTALIVGLFRAFTEAAVPAAGGAGSRPVSARTLAQWAYEFEFSIFNGGGMDHLAVIAGGLLLLDGRTTGLPEIRHRADFPEEWAVVVLDSATRKDTSDHIRTVRAQLAAGDARLAAYRERADDASAAAWEAVHGRDLGALGAAMSEAHRAMRDFQGMSTPLLEELRSLALRTTGLPLKLSGAGGGGALVGVCPAAEQAEVVARLRRALGPVHPRVRVIPARAAAGLAPEIAAAPAT, from the coding sequence ATGAGCGGAGCGACGACGGTGTCCGGAGCGGAGGACGGGACGGCGGTGCCGCGCGGCGCCGGGCGGGCGGCGGGGCAGGCGGTGGTGCCGTGCCGGGCCTGCCTGTCCGGGGAGGATCTGGACTGGCTGGGCGGCAGTTCGGTCAGCCTGGCGCTGGATCTGACGACCTCGGTCACGGTGCGGCCGCCGGGTGCCCGGCCGGCCGCAGACGCGGTGCCGGACGGGGGTGCCGGCGCCTGGGCCGGCGAGGTGTGGGCGTTCCTGCGCCGGCGGCTGCCCGGGCTCGGCCCGCGGCCGCCGGCCGTGACCGCGCGCAGCGACGCACCGGCGGCCAGTGGCCTGTCGTCGTCGACCGCGCTGATCGTGGGGCTGTTCCGGGCCTTCACCGAGGCCGCGGTGCCGGCGGCCGGGGGCGCGGGGAGCCGGCCGGTTTCCGCGCGGACGCTGGCGCAGTGGGCGTACGAGTTCGAGTTCTCGATCTTCAACGGCGGGGGCATGGACCATCTCGCGGTCATCGCGGGCGGGCTGCTGCTGCTCGACGGGCGGACCACCGGTCTGCCGGAGATCCGGCACCGGGCCGACTTCCCCGAGGAGTGGGCCGTGGTGGTGCTGGACTCGGCGACCAGGAAGGACACCAGCGACCACATCCGTACCGTCCGTGCGCAACTGGCCGCCGGGGACGCCCGGTTGGCCGCGTACCGGGAGCGGGCCGACGATGCCTCAGCCGCTGCGTGGGAGGCCGTGCACGGCCGGGACCTGGGTGCCCTCGGGGCGGCGATGAGCGAGGCGCACCGCGCGATGCGGGACTTCCAGGGCATGTCCACACCGCTGCTGGAGGAGCTGCGGTCGCTGGCCCTGCGCACCACCGGCCTGCCGCTGAAGCTGAGCGGGGCCGGTGGCGGCGGGGCGCTGGTCGGCGTCTGTCCGGCCGCCGAGCAGGCCGAGGTGGTGGCGCGGCTGCGGCGGGCGCTCGGCCCGGTGCACCCCCGGGTGCGGGTGATCCCGGCCCGGGCCGCGGCGGGCCTGGCACCGGAGATCGCGGCGGCGCCGGCCACGTAG
- a CDS encoding NAD(P)-dependent oxidoreductase encodes MPGTVNGNSSAGRHGNAHGNGDAGPEGAAAGVFGESVEARLEKLRDSRVVVTGGAGLVGSRLVALLRRAGAEVTLLDRLDAYPEAVHLALFGVESLGADLVVGDVCDREAVRKVLAGADYVVHAAAYADVAACTRRPDIAFRANVQGTQVVLEEVAASEVRRLVLVSSAAVYGNGDPSVRGPQVFREDQRLLPVSVYANSKLWAEHQTRLLLSGPQTPEYAVLRYFSVYGDPQVPKPGSHSWMVAWLSMQARLGRPMRLNGGGVQVRDLVHVEDVAAATALALVEEGMAGATVNVGTGVPTSVREVGQLIARHFPRAHFVTTPLPEGDPLGGFAATDQCGELLRWRPRIDVRAGVERYVRWLTDTPHAMPGWLTGEPAA; translated from the coding sequence ATGCCCGGAACGGTGAACGGAAACAGCAGCGCCGGGAGGCACGGCAATGCACACGGTAATGGTGACGCCGGCCCGGAGGGTGCGGCGGCCGGCGTCTTCGGGGAATCGGTGGAGGCGCGGCTGGAGAAACTCCGGGATTCCCGGGTGGTGGTGACCGGCGGAGCCGGCCTGGTGGGCAGCCGATTGGTGGCGCTGTTACGCCGGGCGGGCGCCGAGGTGACGTTGCTGGACCGGCTGGACGCCTATCCGGAGGCGGTGCATCTGGCGCTGTTCGGGGTCGAGAGCCTCGGGGCGGATCTGGTGGTCGGGGACGTCTGCGACCGCGAAGCGGTGCGCAAGGTACTCGCCGGGGCCGACTATGTGGTGCACGCCGCGGCCTATGCCGATGTGGCCGCGTGCACCCGCCGGCCGGACATCGCCTTCCGGGCGAACGTCCAGGGGACCCAGGTGGTGCTGGAGGAGGTCGCGGCCTCCGAGGTGCGCCGGCTGGTGCTGGTGTCGTCGGCGGCGGTGTACGGGAACGGCGATCCGTCCGTACGGGGGCCGCAGGTCTTCCGCGAGGACCAGCGGTTGCTGCCGGTGTCGGTGTACGCCAACTCCAAACTGTGGGCGGAGCACCAGACCCGGCTGCTGCTGAGCGGTCCGCAGACACCCGAGTACGCGGTGCTGCGGTACTTCTCGGTGTACGGCGATCCGCAGGTCCCCAAGCCGGGCAGCCACTCGTGGATGGTCGCCTGGCTGTCGATGCAGGCCCGGCTGGGCCGCCCGATGCGGCTCAACGGGGGCGGGGTGCAGGTGCGCGACCTCGTCCACGTGGAGGACGTCGCGGCGGCCACCGCGCTGGCGCTGGTGGAGGAGGGCATGGCCGGGGCGACCGTCAACGTCGGTACGGGCGTCCCGACTTCGGTGCGTGAGGTCGGTCAGCTGATTGCCCGTCATTTCCCGCGGGCGCACTTCGTGACCACTCCCCTGCCGGAGGGCGACCCGCTGGGCGGGTTCGCGGCCACCGACCAGTGCGGTGAACTGCTGCGCTGGCGGCCGCGGATCGATGTCCGGGCGGGCGTGGAGCGGTATGTCCGCTGGCTGACCGACACCCCACACGCGATGCCGGGTTGGCTGACCGGCGAGCCCGCGGCATGA